One Thermus antranikianii DSM 12462 DNA segment encodes these proteins:
- a CDS encoding transposase, producing WVQDSGAFLRFYGYPKVLWPYLRSTNLMERFIRELRRGTKVRDHKFPKEEAVYKLLYLESERQEGRWAERKLKGFSEVKEVLEKMLQERYAPRTQTLTHNS from the coding sequence TGGGTACAGGATTCGGGGGCCTTCCTGCGGTTCTACGGGTACCCCAAGGTGCTTTGGCCGTACCTGCGGAGCACCAACCTGATGGAGCGGTTTATCCGGGAGCTACGGCGGGGGACGAAGGTGCGGGACCACAAGTTTCCTAAGGAAGAGGCGGTGTACAAGCTTCTTTACCTGGAGTCGGAGAGGCAGGAAGGGAGGTGGGCAGAACGGAAACTAAAGGGGTTCTCGGAGGTGAAGGAGGTGCTGGAGAAGATGCTTCAGGAGCGGTATGCCCCCCGTACACAGACTCTTACACATAACTCTTGA
- a CDS encoding cytochrome D1 domain-containing protein, with amino-acid sequence MVSTISYAKGAGKLVMEARVAAIVASHFNPEWIVNLKESGQTWLVDYSNLHKKGRPLPITMIDTDLFLHDGGWALKRYFIVAANALNKLIVIDTKTREFAAEVEAGVRPHPGRGSNWEHPTYGPVWATGNIGSPEVTVVGVDPEKHPQYAWKVVKRITLPYTGNLFIKTHPNSPWVIVDFPMSPSPQAAASLCAIDKRKLEVAKCWEVPGAQELKARMVHPEFNKGGTEIWVSAWGSKDTPTFIVVYDALTLREKARITGDWVRTPTGKFNVYNTAYDIY; translated from the coding sequence ATGGTCTCCACCATCTCCTACGCTAAGGGGGCCGGGAAACTGGTGATGGAAGCCCGGGTGGCCGCCATCGTGGCGAGCCACTTTAACCCCGAGTGGATCGTAAACCTCAAGGAGTCGGGCCAGACCTGGCTGGTGGACTACTCCAATCTGCACAAGAAAGGCCGGCCCCTGCCCATCACCATGATCGACACCGATCTCTTCCTGCACGATGGGGGCTGGGCCCTGAAGCGCTACTTCATCGTGGCGGCCAACGCGTTGAACAAGCTGATCGTAATAGATACCAAGACCCGGGAGTTCGCAGCCGAGGTGGAGGCGGGGGTCAGGCCCCACCCGGGCCGGGGTTCCAACTGGGAGCATCCCACTTACGGGCCGGTTTGGGCCACGGGGAACATCGGTAGCCCCGAGGTGACCGTGGTGGGGGTGGATCCCGAAAAGCATCCCCAGTACGCCTGGAAGGTGGTCAAGCGGATCACCCTGCCCTATACCGGCAACCTCTTCATCAAGACCCACCCCAATAGCCCCTGGGTCATCGTGGACTTCCCCATGAGCCCGAGTCCCCAGGCGGCTGCCAGCCTCTGCGCCATAGACAAGCGCAAGCTGGAGGTGGCCAAGTGCTGGGAGGTGCCGGGAGCCCAGGAGCTGAAGGCCCGCATGGTGCATCCCGAGTTCAACAAGGGTGGGACCGAGATCTGGGTTTCCGCCTGGGGCTCTAAGGACACCCCTACCTTCATCGTGGTCTACGATGCCCTTACCCTCAGGGAAAAGGCCCGCATCACCGGGGACTGGGTGCGCACCCCTACGGGGAAGTTCAACGTGTACAACACCGCTTACGACATCTACTAG
- a CDS encoding TIGR04053 family radical SAM/SPASM domain-containing protein — MERPEFAQYPYLVAWEVTNACLLACRHCRASAMPHPLPGELSTEEGLRLIEEVATYRPKPLLLLTGGDPLARPDLLFLIQRARELGLKVGLTPAATPLLTREKVFQLKEAGVTRLALSLDGASPKSHDAFRGEEGTFDRTLAALEWAKEAGLPTQVNTTVTRENWPEIQALPDLLAEKGVVLWSLFFLVPVGRGALLKQLSARQFEEVLHWLYEVSLSYPFHVKTTEAHHFRRVVLERRRELGAQDRALAAGESLHREYFQDGMEHSRLGVTDGNGFVFVSATGDVAPSGFLPVYAGNIREKSLLEIYRYSSLFQELRNKDLLKGKCGVCEYRFVCGGSRARAWAETGDYLASEPRCVYVPPAWLEKVGKVSSAG; from the coding sequence ATGGAGCGTCCCGAGTTCGCCCAGTACCCGTATCTGGTGGCCTGGGAGGTGACCAACGCCTGCCTCCTTGCCTGCCGCCACTGCCGGGCCTCGGCCATGCCCCACCCCCTGCCTGGGGAGCTTTCCACGGAGGAGGGCTTGAGGCTTATAGAGGAGGTGGCCACCTACCGCCCTAAACCCCTCCTCCTCCTCACCGGGGGAGACCCCCTTGCCCGCCCTGACCTCCTTTTCCTCATCCAAAGGGCCAGGGAGCTGGGGCTTAAGGTGGGCCTCACCCCGGCGGCCACACCCCTTCTCACCCGGGAAAAGGTGTTCCAGCTCAAGGAGGCAGGGGTGACCCGGCTGGCCCTTTCCCTGGACGGGGCAAGCCCGAAAAGCCACGATGCCTTCCGGGGAGAGGAGGGCACCTTTGACCGGACCCTGGCGGCCCTGGAATGGGCCAAGGAAGCGGGGCTTCCCACCCAGGTGAACACCACCGTGACCCGGGAAAACTGGCCGGAGATCCAGGCTCTACCCGATCTCCTGGCGGAGAAGGGGGTGGTCCTTTGGAGCCTTTTCTTCCTGGTGCCCGTGGGACGGGGGGCCTTGTTAAAGCAACTCTCCGCCAGGCAGTTTGAGGAGGTGCTCCACTGGCTTTACGAGGTTTCCCTTTCCTACCCCTTCCATGTAAAGACCACCGAAGCCCACCACTTTCGCCGGGTGGTGTTGGAGAGGCGGAGGGAACTGGGTGCGCAGGACCGGGCCCTGGCGGCGGGAGAAAGCCTCCACCGGGAGTACTTCCAAGACGGTATGGAGCACTCCCGGCTTGGGGTTACGGACGGCAACGGCTTTGTCTTCGTGTCCGCCACCGGGGATGTGGCCCCCTCGGGGTTCTTGCCCGTTTACGCCGGCAACATCCGGGAGAAGTCTCTCCTGGAGATTTACCGGTATAGCTCCCTCTTTCAAGAACTCCGCAATAAGGACCTCCTCAAAGGGAAGTGCGGGGTCTGCGAGTACCGCTTTGTGTGCGGGGGAAGCCGGGCCAGGGCCTGGGCGGAAACCGGGGATTACCTGGCCAGCGAGCCCCGGTGCGTCTATGTGCCCCCGGCTTGGTTGGAGAAGGTGGGCAAAGTTTCCAGCGCAGGATGA